One genomic region from Vitis riparia cultivar Riparia Gloire de Montpellier isolate 1030 chromosome 17, EGFV_Vit.rip_1.0, whole genome shotgun sequence encodes:
- the LOC117904733 gene encoding uncharacterized protein LOC117904733, producing MALGCMLAQIDDSGKERAIYYLSKRMLEYEVKYIMIERLCLALVWATRRLRHYMTEYSVHLISRLDPLRYLFDRPALTGRLMRWLVLLTEFDIQYVSQKSIKGSIVADHLASLPTSEDRPVDDDFPDEEFVAMTNLSGWCMYFDGAANQSGYGIGVLLVSPQGDHIPRQMEVFGDSNLVLRQIQGDWKTRDVKLRPYHAYLELLVARFDDLRYVHLPRAHNRFADALATLASSVDIPIDVVIRLLLIELRLDYPDEQYFVSFEIYLLRSVDRCEHPGNWGIFPFLVLVVRPLTF from the exons atggctTTGGGATGTATGTTAGCTCAGATTGATGACTCAGGGAAGGAACGGGCTATCtactatttgagtaagaggatgctagaatATGAAGTGAAATATATAATGATTGAGCGCCTGTGCTTAGCACTAGTTTGGGCTACcaggagattgaggcattacatgacagagtactCAGTGCATCTGATATCCCGCCTAGATCCATTGAGATACTTATTTGATAGACCTGCATTGACTGGTAGACTGATGAGATGGCTCGTacttttgacagagtttgatatcCAGTATGTTTCTCAGAAGTCTATTAAGGGAAGTATTGTCGCCGATCACTTAGCCTCACTACCGACATCTGAGGATagaccagttgatgatgattttccagatgaggagtttgttgctATGACCAACTTATCAGGATggtgcatgtactttgatggtgcagccaatcaGTCggggtatgggataggtgttctATTGGTATCCcctcagggtgatcatattccgag acagatggaggtattTGGTGATTCTAATCTAGTACTTAGACAGATTCAGGGGGATTGGAAGACTagggatgtgaagcttaggccataTCACGCCTATTTGGAGTTGCTGGTtgcgagatttgatgacttgagatatgttcatctaCCTAGAGCGCATAACCGGTTTGCCGACGCCTTAGCTACCCTAGCTTCTTCTGTGGACATTCCGATTGATGTAGTTATACGTCTGTTGCTGATTGAGTTGAG ATTGGATTACCCAGATGAGCAGTATTTTGTGAgctttgagatttaccttttgagatccGTCGACAGG TGTGAGCACCCTGGaaactggggcatatttcccttcttggTTTTAGTAGTCCGACCCTTGACATTTTGA